The stretch of DNA CGCTCGGCCCGAACCAGTCGGTCTGCATTCCGATCGGCGTCAAGCACCGCCTGGAGAACCCCGGCGGCGAGCCGCTGCACCTGATTGAGGTGCAGTGCGGCGACTACCTCGGCGAAGACGACATTGAACGTTTTGAGGATGTCTATGGCAGAACCGGAAAATCCTGAGACCGGCGCCTACGACGCGCGCGAGACCGAGCGCATCGCGCAGGCGTACTGGGACGAGCACCGCTGCTTTCGCGCGGTGCGCGACGACGCGCGCGAGAAGTTCTACTGCCTGTCCATGTTTCCGTACCCCAGCGGGCAACTGCACATGGGGCATGTCCGCAACTACACCATCGGCGATGTCATCAGCCGCTACCAGCGCATGCTCGGCAAGAATGTGCTGCAACCGATGGGCTGGGACGCTTTCGGCCTGCCCGCCGAGAACGCCGCGCGCGACGGCGGCATCGCGCCGCAGCAATGGACCGCGAACAACATCGCGCAGATGAAAAGCCAGTTGAAGCGCCTCGGCTACGCCTACGACTGGGAGCGCGAGTTCGCCACCAGCGAGCCACACTATTACCGCTGGGAGCAGTGGTTTTTCACGCGGCTGTTCGACAGGGGGCTGGCCTACCGCAGCGAGTCGTGGGTCAACTGGGACCCGGTGGACGAGACCGTGCTCGCCAACGAACAGGTGATTGACGGGCTTGGCTGGCGTTCCGGCGCACGCGTCGAGCGCAGGAAAATACCGCAGTGGTTCCTGCGCATCACCGATTACGCCGACCAACTGCTCGACGACCTCGCGCAACTGGACGAATGGCCGGAGCGGGTGCGGCAGATGCAGCGCAACTGGATTGGGCGCTCGCGCGGCGTCGAGATTCGCTTTGACCTGGACGGCGCCGGCGCCGGAAACGACGCGCTGACGGTGTTCACGACGCGCCCGGACACGCTGATGGGCGCGACCTATGTCGCGCTCGCCGCCGAGCATCCGGCGCTGGACAGCCGCCTTGATGCCGACCCGGCGCTGGCCGAATTCGTCGCCGAATGCCGCCGCAGGCCGACCGCCGAGGCCGAGATGATGACGCGCCCGAAGCGCGGCGTGGATACCGGCCTGCGCGCCGTGCATCCGCTGAGCGGCGAGGCGCTGCCCGTGTGGTGCGCGAATTTCGTGCTGATGGAATACGGCTCCGGCGCGGTGATGTCGGTGCCGGCCCACGACCGGCGCGACTGGGAATTCGCCCGCGCCAACGGCCTGCCGCTGCGCCAGGTTGTCCGCCCGGCGGACGGCGCCGCCGTGGACCTCGAGTGCGGCGCGTTCACCGACAAGGGCATCCTCTGCAATTCCGGGCACTACGACGGCATGGATTTTGAGGCCGCGTTCGACGCGATTCTCGCCGACCTGAAGGCCGCCGGGCGCGGCGGCGAATGCATCCAGTACCGGCTGAAGGACTGGGGCGTGTCGCGCCAGCGCTACTGGGGGGCGCCGATTCCGGCGCTCTACGACAACGGCGAGTGCCGGATGGCCGGCGACGATGAATTGCCGGTCGAGTTGCCGGCGCAGCCGGGTTCCGGCGTGCTGCCGCTGGCGCAGTTGCCCGGCTTTCGCAACGCCGGCGCCGGCGCCGGCGGGCGCGAGGTCGTGCGCGAGACCGACACCTTCGACACCTTCTTTGAGTCAAGTTGGTACTATGTGCGTTTCGCCTGCGCCGCCGGCGCCGCCGCCATCCCCGACGACGAGGCCGCCTACTGGCTGCCGGTGGACCACTATGTCGGCGGCATCGAGCACGCGGTGCTGCACCTGCTTTACGCGC from Gammaproteobacteria bacterium encodes:
- the leuS gene encoding leucine--tRNA ligase, which produces MAEPENPETGAYDARETERIAQAYWDEHRCFRAVRDDAREKFYCLSMFPYPSGQLHMGHVRNYTIGDVISRYQRMLGKNVLQPMGWDAFGLPAENAARDGGIAPQQWTANNIAQMKSQLKRLGYAYDWEREFATSEPHYYRWEQWFFTRLFDRGLAYRSESWVNWDPVDETVLANEQVIDGLGWRSGARVERRKIPQWFLRITDYADQLLDDLAQLDEWPERVRQMQRNWIGRSRGVEIRFDLDGAGAGNDALTVFTTRPDTLMGATYVALAAEHPALDSRLDADPALAEFVAECRRRPTAEAEMMTRPKRGVDTGLRAVHPLSGEALPVWCANFVLMEYGSGAVMSVPAHDRRDWEFARANGLPLRQVVRPADGAAVDLECGAFTDKGILCNSGHYDGMDFEAAFDAILADLKAAGRGGECIQYRLKDWGVSRQRYWGAPIPALYDNGECRMAGDDELPVELPAQPGSGVLPLAQLPGFRNAGAGAGGREVVRETDTFDTFFESSWYYVRFACAAGAAAIPDDEAAYWLPVDHYVGGIEHAVLHLLYARFFYKLMRDFGLVEGDEPFKRLLTQGMVLKDGAKMSKSRGNTVDPAAYIERYGADTVRLFMMFAAPPEQALEWSDSGVEGGHRFLKRFWRQVTAHCRMRSQPPPRARADAAACREMRRRIHATIAKVGDDYARRLSFNTAIAANMELGNALARFAAAAGDSAEGRRILTEGYESIVKMMAPVTPHIMHCLWRRLGHETPLVDCAWPQADERAMSAERCEIVVQVNGRLRSRLQLPAGSGRGAVEEQALADEKVRRFVHGREIVKTIHVENKLVNFVVR